CCCGGTACGCTTCCAAACGGACACCATTGGTTCAGGGTTACGCGCTGGTTGGAGGTGTGCCGCCAGGCGCGCCGCCAACTTCCCTGGCGGTAGTACCAGCCCTTCAATGATAACGATGCTGTCATATCAGTTGATAAGTGGCGACTTGGGAGAGATGCCCCCGAAAGGGTATAGAGTGAACATGTCTCGTTACACTGATCCGACGGGCCGGCGCATATACTTCGGCAAGATCGCGTCCGACCTGCGGGCGCCTTTTGGAGCCTCGTGACCACCGCAGCCGCCGCTGGCCCGGCCCCGTCCTCGCCGAGCGAGCGGGTCGGCCTCGACAAGCCGATCTACACCATCAGCGTGGCGTCGGAGATCCTCGAGACGCATCCGCGGACGCTGATGATGTACGAGCACCTCGGCATGGTCGTCCCCAAGCGGACCTCGACCAACCGCCGGCGCTTCTCTCAGCGCGACGTCATGAAGCTGCAGACGATCCAGAAGCTCACCCGGCACCATTCTGTAAACCTGGCCGGTGTGCGCTACATCATGAAGCTGCTCAAGCTGCTGCAAGAGCATCAGCTTCCGGCGCCCGTCGAACTGCGCGATATCGACGTTTCGCAGCTGGACGTCTGAAGCCGGGTCGCGTCTGATTGCCCCGACCTGTCGTTGGCTACCCCGCTGAGCCGCCTGACGTTCGTGCGCCTCGAGATGCGACGCAGTGCCATGTTATCGACAGTCCGCCGAGGATATTTTCTGACTGTCGCGGTGTTGACAAGCCGCGTCGTCGTTTCTATAATCCGAAATAGTTCTCTTGCCCCCCTCTTCGGGCCCTCCCTTCGGAGGGCCTTAACTTTTCTGGGGCCGGTCAGCCCCGGCCGTATGCCTCGCGAGGAGTCCGACGTATTGCTTCCCGTAAAGGTCGCGATTCGATGCACCAACTTCGTCTATACTGCTTCGCGCCAAGGGGAGTGTTATGGAAAGTAAGACGCGCCGCAGCGCTGGCGCGAGCCCGGCCAGCCAGGCGACTCAGGTCGACGAGGACCTGGTCGACGTTCTCCTCGTGGAAGACGATCCGTCCGTCCTCGAGATGTACCGGCTCAAGCTGGAACTCGACGGCTACCGCGTCAACACCGCCCTGGACGGCGAGGAGGGCCTCAAGAAAGCCGGCGATCTGAAGCCGGACATCATCTTTCTCGACATTCGCCTGCCGAAGATGGATGGGCTCGAGGTGTTGAGGAAATTGCGGGCGCAGGAGAAGACGCGCGAGATTCCGGTTATCATCCTCTCGAACTACGATGAAGAAGACCTGGTCGCCCGAGGGTTGCGGCTTGGGGCACACGAGTACCTCATCAAGGCGCGCACCACGCCGACCAGCCTCTCAGAGGGCATTGAGGATTGGCTAAAGGAGTAACGCGCCGCGCGCCGAGCGATACAAGCCTCTCTCTTGATAAACCCATCTATACGATCAGCGTCGCCTCGGAGATTCTGCAGACGCACCCCCGCACGCTGATGATGTACGAGCACCTCGGCCTGGTAGTTCCCAAGCGGACCTCCACCAACCGGCGGCGATTCTCGCAGCGGGATATCCGCAAGCTGCAAGCCATCCAGACGCTCACCCGCCAGCACGGTGTCAATCTGAACGGCGCCCGCTATGTGCTGCGGTTGCTTCGCATCCTGGTCGATAACGGGCTCTCTGCGCCGCCCGAGCTCCGCGACCTCGACGTCAAAGAACTGGACGTCTAACCGCGCCGTGGCGCCGTCCAGCCGCTCGGCGCACTCGCGCTTAAGAACGTGCGCTCGTGTGCTCGCACAAGCGGCATGCGGCGCCGGCGCTGATACGCGCGAAAGCGCGGGGCCCCGAGGGGCCCTATCCGTTACGGTAGAGCAACATCTTTGCGGCGAATCGATGGCCGAAATGTTGTCTTCGATCGGCGCCGATACGGTATGAGCACGCATGAGCTTCCGGCCAGACAGCCCGCTGAATCGACTCGTCCTTCTCTGGCCCGGCGTCCCGATTGCGGCCTGTGCCCTGGGCTTTGTCCTGGCCGTTGTCGAGATCTCGGAAACCCATAGTGGCTCGTTCGCGGCCCTCGCCATCGCGATGGGCTGCGGGTTCGCCTTCAGCCTCGGCCTGCTGTTCCACAGCTTCTTCATCGAGTGGACCGAGGTGATCGTGACTCGCGAGGGGATCGCACTTCGTCCGGTCGGCCACGCCTGGCTCAATCGCCGACCTCGCCTGGTCCCGTGGGATCGCGTGCAGGGGATGAACCAGGTCATCACCCGCAAGGGCGCTCACCTGGAGATCGCCGCCGACAGCCAGGTGCTCAAGCTGGATCGGGCGCTGTTCCGCGAAGACACGTTCCAGAACATGGTCGCCGCCCTCTCGCAGCGGACTCGGCAGTGGGGTCCGGCCGGTTACGACGACGAACTGGCCGCCGCCGCCTGATTCAGCGCCTCGTCAGCTGCGGTAGTAGATCTGCGCCGAGTGGACCGCCTGTCGGTACGCGCCGTAGCGCGCCTGCAGCGTGGTGCGGTCGCCGAACCACGGGTCATTGATGTAGAGGGTGTGGCCGCTGTGACCGGTGATCACGACGAAGTGCATGCCACCGTTCAGTCGCACCTCCGCCACGACCAGCCGGCCCGTGTCGAGCTGGGCTTCAACCAGTGACTGCGGCGGAAGGTCCTCGATGTCCTGGTCGTCGGTCCGCAACTGCGAAACCATCCCCGGGACATGGAGCCACTGCCACCGCACCGAGCCCTGGGTGGCGGCGCCGGCCTGCCGCCAGAGCAGCAGGTCATTCTCGATGTAGCCGCCGTGGGCGGTGAGCCAGCGGTTCAGCTGCTGCGGGTTTGTCGAGTAGCCATAGGCCGCGGTCACCATCGTCACCGCGGTCAGAGCGCAACCCGATGAGCCGATCGTGTCCACTGGGTCGCTGCCGAGCGCGTCGCGCGACCACTGGTGTGAGCGTTGGCTGAAGGTGGGGACGGACGGCGCGGCCGCGGCCGAGAGCCCGGCGGCCGACCATGTCGCAAATGCCAGCAAGCTTGCCCCCAGCGCGCGGCGCCACCCCCGCTTCACGGGGCCAATCTTAAGGTCGAGGCTGGGTCAAGTCCAGTGGTTGCGGTGTCGGCTTTGCCTTACCAGCGCGGATTGTTACCGCCTGGTGACAGCGCCGTCAGCGAAGCAGGCTGGCGAGGTCGCCCTCGTAGCGGGCGAGCGCCAGCCGGGCGTCGAGCACGTCATCCGTGGTGATCGGCGCTCCGAGCTCATCGACCGGCTCGTCGCGAACCTCGATCACCGGCGCGGCCGCCGTCTCGGCCGCGATCGCCACCGCGATCACCCGGACGTCCTGGCAGTGCGCGCAGGTGACCTTCACCAGGGACTGGTCGTCCTGATGCGTCACCATCTCGAGCTGGCAGTCGGCCAGGCTCTCCCCGCACTTGGGGCACTGAAACCGGCCCGCTTGCCGGCGAAGGATATCGAGCATGTCCACGGCATTTTCCTACCCGCGATTCCCGGGAAACAAACGAGCAAAGCTGATACCGCCAGGACAGTCTAAAGCACTAATGGCTGAGCCTCAGTTGCTGCCATGACGATCGTTTGCGGGGGGCGCTGACGCGGGACGATACTCGCCACCGGCATGCGCCTTCCCGTCTACCTGGGCGCGGGCGCCATCACCACCGGGATGCTGCTTCTCGGGGGCCTGGTCGCCACCGAACTGAACCCGGTGCCGGTCGTCAACGTGGATGCCATGGAGCTCGATGGGGCGTCCATCCTGTCGATGCCGCTGCCCGAGGTATCGCCGCGGCCTCGCCTCGTCGTCAGGGTGAGCCACCCGCTTCGGCCGGGTGACTGGCAGCTCTTCATGGACGGCCGGCCGGTCCTATTCGCCGCCGCGCCGACGGCGACCGAGCTGCGCGTCGCGCTTCCCGGTCCGCTTGCCCTGGGCAGCCGGCACACGGTCCAGCTGACGGCAGGGGCGATGCATGTGCGAGCGGGGTTCCAGGTCGTCCCACCATTGGCTGCCCAGTTGTCGATGCACCTCTATCACCTGAAGGCCGGCGCGCTCGCCAGTATCGCGGCGACCGTCCGATTCTCGCGGGCGGTGGCCGACCGCACCCAGGCGCAGAGCCACGTGCGGATGACGGGACATCCCACGATCACCTGGCGCGATGCGCAGACCGTCGACCTCGTCTCCCCTGGCTTCGGGTTGGGTGACCACGCCGTCCTTTCGGTTGACGCTGGTATCCAGGCGGCTGACGGGACCTGGAGCCGCAAGGACGAGAGCAGCGAACTCTCCGTCCCATCGACCTTGACGCGCGTGCTGCCCGGCCGGATGGTCCAGATGTACTACGTGAACACCGATGACGGCCGCGCTGCCTTCTTCGCCCACGTGCATCAGATCGACGTGCTGAGCCCCGGCTGGTACGACGCGAATGCCGACGGGAGCATCACGGGTTACGCGCGACGCGACATTATTGATGCTGCGCACGCCGCCGGCGTCGCGATCATTCCGCTGGTGGTCAACAAGGATGTTGATCCCGACGTCGGCCATGCGATCCTGGCGGATCCGACCCGGCGCGCCGCATTGGCCCGCAATCTGGTCAACGAGGCGAAGACCTACGGCTACGCCGGGTTCCAGCTGGACTTCGAGCAGATTCCCTGGACCGACCGCGGTCTCTTGACCGCGCTCGCGCAGGATTGCGCTGACGCCTTTCGTCCCGCCGGGCTCAACCTATCGGTCGCGGTCATTCCGCGGCTGCCGGGCGACGATGGCGCGGGCGGGGCGCTCCTCGATTATTTCCGCCAGTGGTCCGGCGCCTACGATTTCGCCGCGCTCGCAAAGGTCGCCGACTTCCTGTCCTTCATGACCTACGACGAGCACAACGGGGTGACGCCGCCGGGGGCGGTCTCCGGCACGCCCTGGATTCGTCAGGCGCTCGAGTTTTCCTTGCAGGGCGTCCCGCCCGAGAAGGCGACGCTCGGGCTACCGACTTACTACCACGATTGGACGGGCGTCGGGCGATTGACCTCGAGCTCCTACGCCGACGCGATGATCCTCGCCCAGGCGCACGGGGCGACGCCGGCATTCGATCCGACCGAGGAGGAGATGCATTTCGGCTACAGCGCCTGGGGTGTGCACCATGAGCTGTGGATCCAGAGCCCGGACACGTTGCGGCTCAAGCTGGCGCTGATGTACGAGTACGGGTTGAAAGGGATCAGTGTTTGGCGGCTGGGCTTCGAAGATCCTTCGTTCTGGAACCTGATCCCGCCGCGGCAATAGGCCCTAATTTCCCTCCCCGTCTGGGGGAGGGCGGGGTGGGGGCATGGTCGAGTGGAGGAAACAGCAGATCGTAGAGACGTTGCTGGCGGCGTCGCGCGCTCTCGTAGCGCGCATGCACGCTGGCGCGCGGCCGGAAGCTGCGGCCGCGTCCCGGCCGGGTCGACCACAATTTCGGTAGTTTGCCCAGGGCGTGGAGGACGAGCAGGGCGGCCCCGCGGCTCGAGGCTTCCGGCTCTGGCGAGGTCGTTACCAGGAGATTCAACGTGTCGGCGAGCATTTGGCTCCACGCCGGCGAATGGATCAACTGCCCGCCGGTGGCAATCACCGATTCCGGACGAGGCACGACCCTTCGCATCGCCGCGGCGACCGCGACCAATTGGTAGGTGATCGCCTCCATCGCCGCGCGCAACATCTGCGTTGGCTGGGTGCCGAGCGAGAGCCCGGCGATCACCGCTCGCGCATCGCCGCGCCAGTTCGGGCTCCGTTCACCAGCCCAGAAGGGAAGGACGGTCAGCCCATGGCTGTCGGGCGCGAGCGCGCCGGCCGCGCGCTCGAATTTTTTCTTGGGCTTGAGGCCGAGGGTCTCGGTGAACCAGCGGACCACGTTGCCACCCTCGCTCAGCGCGCCGCCGAGCACGTAGCGGTGGCGGTCGACCCGGTAGACGAAAACGCCCCAGGGGACGCTGACGCGCCTGCGATCGAGCAGCACGCGCAGGGCGCTCGAGGTCCCAATCGTGGCGCACGCCCAGCGAGGACTGACGCAGCCCGCGCCGATGTTCGCCAGCCCACCGTCGCCAAGCGGTAGATACCAGGGCACGTCACGCAGCTCGGGCCAGCGTTTGGTCAAGCTCGTTCGCAACGAGCAAGCCGGCTGATCCCAGTCGCTCAGCGGGGAGAGATGGTCCTTCGTGATCCCGGCCAGTCGCAGCGCGTTCTCGTCCCACTGGCAGCGGTTTACGTCGAGTAGTCCGGTGCCCGACGCGATCGAGTGGCTGACGCGGACGTCGCCGTGGAATTCCTGGTAGAGGTATTCGCCCAGCGACATCCAGCGTGCGGTGCGACCGACCGCGGCGCGGCGGGTGGCGCGTAGCCAGCGGAGCTTGGCGGGCCAGTAGCTGGCGTGAAAGAAGCACCCGGTCCGTGCGTGGTAGGCGCGCTCATCGAAGTGGGTGCGCATGCCCCGGGTTTCTTGCGCGCTGCGCGTATCGGCCCAGGTGAGGAGCTCGGTGGTCGGTCGACCTGCGCGATCGACACCCATCAAGCTGTGCCAGTAACAGGAGACACCAACGGCGAGGATGGCGACCTTGTCTTTGCACGCCGCCTTCAGCGCGCCGTCGATGCTCTGGGCGATGAGCTTGACCAGCGTGACCGGGTCAGAAGAAACCTCGCCCGCGTCGGTCGTCCGGACCTTGTACGGCAGGTCCGACATCGTCGCGTCGACCATCGAACCGCGGGCGTCGTAGACGACCGCACGGACGGAGGACGTGCCGAGGTCGAGTGCCAGAACGCCGTCGCCGGAATGGGTCTTGGGCATAGCTGAATTCTGAACGACCCTCTGCTAGACTGTCCCAGCCTAAGCCGACCGCTGGGGCGTGGCCAAGTGGTAAGGCGCCTGACTCTGGATCAGGTAAACCTAGGTTCGAATCCTAGCGCCCCAGCCATTTTCGCTATTTGCCGCTGTGACGAGGGCATCGAAGGGCTTTCGCAATTCAAATTCCAGCGTTCTGCCCTTGAGGACGCGGTTCGATGTCAGCAGACCCACGAGCTCTCGCCGTTGCTCCGGATCGGCCCGCTCGAATATTTGGGGAGCCTGCGCGATCAGTTCGATGAGCTTGCTGCCGACCTCCATGTAGGCGCCTTCAGCGTGCTGATGGCGGGCCAGGTCGCGGGTTAGCTCGCAGCGCTTCTCCTCAAGCACGTCGAACCGCTGACGGAAGAAGTCCTCTGAGATCAGCCGATGAAGGCGATCGTCGTAGAGGCGATCCATCAGAAGCTCTTGCTCTTTGATTTCGGTCCGGATTTCTTCGACGACCGTCTGGTGGTAGGCGCGCTGCTCCTCGCGGCTCTTGGCGATGCCCCGCAGCAGCCACGCCTTGACGTCCTCCGGGATGGCGATGCTGGCCAGCAGGGCACGGACTTGCTCGTCGAGCTGCTCCTCGCGGATGTAGGTCTTGCGGCAGGCTTCCTCGCCGGCACAGTGGTAGTAGACATAGCGCTTCTTCTTCAGCTCCGCGGTGAGGTGATGGCCGCAGGAGCCGCACGTCAGCAGGCCCTTGTATGCGAAGTCATGTTTCTGGTAGACGGGCTTCTCGTGGGCGCTGAAGGCCGCCTGGACCGCGTCCCATAGCTCGCGCAAGACCAACGGCGGATGGCTCCCGGCCCAGGTTCGTCCTTTCCAACGAAAGTCGCCGTAGTAGAAGGGATTCTTGAGCAGCCATTGCAGCTGGCTGAGGCTGATGAGCTTTGCTTGTTTGGTGGTGGCGAGGCCCTCATCCCGCAGCTTCTTCCGTAGCGTCTTGAGCGAGTAGGCGCGGGTCGCATATAGCTCATAGGCGCGACGGACCATCGGCCCTTTGACCGGATCCGGGACGATCACTTGGCGATCGCCTTCGCGGACGTTGCGGTAGCCGAGGGGCGCCTGGTGCGGAAAGCCGCCTTCCTGGACCTTTTCGGCCATGCCCTTCTTGACTTCGTCCGAGAGGTTGTCGATGTAATGCTTGGCCAGTAGCACCATCATTCCGAAGGAGAGCTTGCCTGCCGCATTGTCCGGAAAGTCCTGTTGCCAGAACAGGGTCTTCGCCGGTAGCTCGTCGATGGTCAAATAATCCCGAAGGTTGCGGCAGAGGCGATCGACCTTCTCGCAGATGATGGCGCCTATGGTCGCGTCGTGGCGCGCGGCTTCGACCATCCGCGAGAACTCCCGGCGTCCGGGCTCCTTGGCGGTCTCGACGTCAACGTACTCGGCGACGATGGTAAAGCCGTGGCGCTCCGCGTACTCGCGAACTCGCTTCAACTGGACCGGGATCGAGTAGCCTTCGCGCTCTTGCTCTTTGGACGAGACTCGCGCGTAGGCAAAGGCCGGAATGATTACGCCCTTGGTGCGCGTCGTTTCGATGTCTCGCTCGATCTGCTTCGCCTTCACGCGGCTTCGTCTCCGTCGGTCGTGGACAACTCGCGGGCCCCGAGTATAGAGCCACTGATGCTCGCGAGCAAGTCGATAAAGCGAAACAGATTGCCTTCAACCTCCGTCAGGTCCTCGTCGGAGAGCGGATGGCCATAGACCGCCTCCCAAACAACACGCGTCGTCGGTGCATCGCCCCACCCTTCGGCCGATTGCTCGACGTCGTGCTGAGGGGGGCTTGACTCTGGCCCTTTCCCCGCGCGTTTTTGGGTCAGGCCACCTCCCCGCCTCCAGGCCTGCGCTCCCACCAGCTGCCTCGACCGATGCAGTCGGCCATCGTCCGCTGTGAGGTCTCTCGTGCCGCCAGGTCTGTGAGGCGTCTGCGACGAAGGCATTTAAGGTCGACCGGCTTCGGCTCATCAAGTTCCTCGTCGTCATCCTTGCCCGAGTCGGATTCTCCGACCGCTGCCCAGAGCGGGCCCAACGGGCCGACATGGTCGATGCGCTCGACCGTGGTGGTCCAGAACCGGCAGCAATCAGGCCCGGCGGCAACGAGCTCGCGAGCCACGTGGTGGAGCAGCTCCTCGCGGCTGCTGCGATGCAGAACAAATAGCACATGCTCGCGGTCGGCCCCTTTTGTGTCGTTGTAGAAGCCAACGTAGGTCCGAAGCTTCGACCGTAGGCGGCTCACGGACTCTGTTCCACGATCCCATTCCAGGTCGAAAGCCACGACACGACCACGCGCGACGTAAAAGCCTTCGCCGTCGGGCGTGGCGATCGGTCGTCGATGTTGCTTCGCCCAGACGCGCCGGCTGATGCGGCAGCTCTCCTCGCCGATCCACAGCCACAATCCCTGGTCCACGTGCAATCGGCTGGCCAGGGCAAGATCCACGAAGAACCCATTGGCCTCGAGATCGTGGGTGACGTGCCAGCAGTGGTCCCGGGCATCCTCGGCGCGGCGGATGTAGGACCAGGGCGAGTGGCCCCGAAATTCGGCCAATAAGCGCCCCCCGCGGGGTGTCAGAAGCAGCAGTGAAGGCCGGCGGGTAAGGCCGGGGGGATCGATCATGTGCCATCGATAAATGAGGCCGTGATGGGAGAGGAACTGCAACCGCATTTGCGCGGAGCGGATGCCGTGAAAGAAGAGCTGCTGGATCTGCAGGGTGCTGAGGTAGCGGTAGTCGTGGAGAGCCTGGAGGATAGACAGGTCACGTTGGGTGAGCGAGCGTAAAAGCCGGGAGGTGGTTTCCTGGGTGAGGAGTGAACTGGCGTGTTTGCGGAGATCGCGAAGAATAGAGGGACGACCATGTATGGGTGTCCGTCCCGGGGTGGGAGCGAGCGTTTCCCGAATTCGCAGAGGCTTCGCGATGGGGTTCGTTCCCTGAACCGCAGGTGGAAGCGAAGGGGCAGGAGCGAAAGCGGTAGCGAGGTCCTCGCGTACGGCGCTCAGGTACGGGCCGGGGTCCCAATGGTCGTTGGCGAGGTCGCCTTCGCCCGGGTGACGCGCAGGCATCAAGCCGTCTGCGTCTTGGTCGTCGATCGTCATTCGCTCAACTCGAGAATCGTTGCGTTCGTTGTCCTCTTACTCTCTGAAGAGTGAGTCCGGCGTCGTTTTTTGGAAGCTCATCTTTTAAAGGACCTGGATTGGCGCTGGTTTTCGGACATCCATTCCCTGAACAGCCGGCGCGTCGCCTCTTTTCGGCGTCCTATCTCTAAAGAGCCGCTTTTTCATCTCGTTTTCATGCATCCGGTTTCACTCACTAAGGAGTGAGTCCGTTTTTCATCGCTCTCTAATCCTTAAAGGCCTGTCTTTCGGACCGTTCGGTTACATCGGGGTTCTCCGATCTCGACAGAGTGGGTACAGTTGCGGGATCTACGTGCCCACTGGTCTGCCCACTCACCGGAGCCATGCGCTAGGCAGCTGCTTTGATCTATCTTCGGAGCTGGGCTTCGAGAGGACTGAGAGGAGGTACGGCCGATGGAGCAGGGCGAATTCGACGAATTTGTCCGCCTAATGCGTCGCTACGGGAGCGAGGAACTAGATCAGTTCGATCTCTGGCGCTTCTCAACCCGCTACGGACCCGTTTATGTCGAAATCAAGCGCGAACTGATGCCCGGTGTTTCACCAGATGCGTATGTCGATCTCGACAAGGGCCGGCCTTCACGTTAAAGCTGATGTCGACCATCGCCTTCACGGCCGGCCTGTCAGCCTCCTCGGTGAGTGGAAACAGGCAAGCATCTCTTCTTGGTGTCGGGGCGCGATCACCTCAGTTCAGGACTCTGTTTTGGCGAGGTAGGATCGAAGCGCCTTAAATGGGGTCTGGATGATCCTCCTCTTCGTCGGTGAGCATTTCGGCGATATACGTGGCACTGGTGCGTTCGTCATGGCCATCTTCGAACACCACACGGTCATCGTCACCGATGGCGGTGAATTGGCTGACCGCCGCAATACGTCCATCGATGAGCCGTACAACGGTTCCGACGTTCGGCATAAAGTTCATACAGGGATTGTAGGTACGTTAGTGATGCTGCCCGCTAAAGAGGAGGCCTGCTTCGGCTCAGGGATAAGGAGCCGAGGCAGCCAGGAAGCAAATCGCCGCCCAGCTGGTCGAGCAGAGTTGCCAAACCTGACCAATTGACCCAGCCATCGCCTTCATGCGGCAGCGACGCGAGATTGACCAATTCGGTCGCCGCATCGTACTGTCGCTGCAGGTGGTGGACGAGTTCGCCGATTTACTGACAAACCATCGCCGCAGCGTCCAGGAGCGCGTGGCGGCCTTTGATGGTCTCGGCCCCGATCTTCACCCTGCCGTCTGGAAAGTCATTAGAGACGAAACCGACGATCTGACCGTCCGAGCGGCCGCGGTTCGTGCCGTAGGACGTTCACCCGGGGCCATCAATCAACTGACCCGTCGGTTCCACCCGCCTGCTCTCCGCAAGGTCGCTATCGCCGAGCTCGAACGGCTGGCGCAGCTCGGGCTTCCCCCGTACTTCGAGGAACGGCTGCGGGCGGATCTTCAGGAGTTGGAGCGAGATCCGGGAGGCTCTCCGCTCATCAACCTCGGCAACACGTTTGGCCGAGACCGGCGCGTCATCGAGGCCGCACGTCAAGCTACAAAAGACTCTCGACCAGACGTTCGCTCGGCTGCATTCACGGTCTTGGGACAGCTTGGTGAATTCGATGAGGTTCTAGACAGTGTCAGCGACTCCAGCTCACACGTTCGAGCGCACGCCGCACATCTCATCGGCCTCTTGTCACTGGCGCGCCACGAGGATATCGCCGCACTGGAGGGCCTCGCTGTCGACCCTGACCAAGAGGTCCGAACCGAAGCCCGAGTGGCACT
This genomic stretch from Candidatus Dormiibacterota bacterium harbors:
- a CDS encoding MerR family transcriptional regulator, whose amino-acid sequence is MTTAAAAGPAPSSPSERVGLDKPIYTISVASEILETHPRTLMMYEHLGMVVPKRTSTNRRRFSQRDVMKLQTIQKLTRHHSVNLAGVRYIMKLLKLLQEHQLPAPVELRDIDVSQLDV
- a CDS encoding response regulator, which gives rise to MESKTRRSAGASPASQATQVDEDLVDVLLVEDDPSVLEMYRLKLELDGYRVNTALDGEEGLKKAGDLKPDIIFLDIRLPKMDGLEVLRKLRAQEKTREIPVIILSNYDEEDLVARGLRLGAHEYLIKARTTPTSLSEGIEDWLKE
- a CDS encoding MerR family transcriptional regulator — protein: MAKGVTRRAPSDTSLSLDKPIYTISVASEILQTHPRTLMMYEHLGLVVPKRTSTNRRRFSQRDIRKLQAIQTLTRQHGVNLNGARYVLRLLRILVDNGLSAPPELRDLDVKELDV
- a CDS encoding C39 family peptidase; amino-acid sequence: MKRGWRRALGASLLAFATWSAAGLSAAAAPSVPTFSQRSHQWSRDALGSDPVDTIGSSGCALTAVTMVTAAYGYSTNPQQLNRWLTAHGGYIENDLLLWRQAGAATQGSVRWQWLHVPGMVSQLRTDDQDIEDLPPQSLVEAQLDTGRLVVAEVRLNGGMHFVVITGHSGHTLYINDPWFGDRTTLQARYGAYRQAVHSAQIYYRS
- a CDS encoding glycosyl hydrolase family 18 protein encodes the protein MRLPVYLGAGAITTGMLLLGGLVATELNPVPVVNVDAMELDGASILSMPLPEVSPRPRLVVRVSHPLRPGDWQLFMDGRPVLFAAAPTATELRVALPGPLALGSRHTVQLTAGAMHVRAGFQVVPPLAAQLSMHLYHLKAGALASIAATVRFSRAVADRTQAQSHVRMTGHPTITWRDAQTVDLVSPGFGLGDHAVLSVDAGIQAADGTWSRKDESSELSVPSTLTRVLPGRMVQMYYVNTDDGRAAFFAHVHQIDVLSPGWYDANADGSITGYARRDIIDAAHAAGVAIIPLVVNKDVDPDVGHAILADPTRRAALARNLVNEAKTYGYAGFQLDFEQIPWTDRGLLTALAQDCADAFRPAGLNLSVAVIPRLPGDDGAGGALLDYFRQWSGAYDFAALAKVADFLSFMTYDEHNGVTPPGAVSGTPWIRQALEFSLQGVPPEKATLGLPTYYHDWTGVGRLTSSSYADAMILAQAHGATPAFDPTEEEMHFGYSAWGVHHELWIQSPDTLRLKLALMYEYGLKGISVWRLGFEDPSFWNLIPPRQ
- a CDS encoding gluconokinase, with product MPKTHSGDGVLALDLGTSSVRAVVYDARGSMVDATMSDLPYKVRTTDAGEVSSDPVTLVKLIAQSIDGALKAACKDKVAILAVGVSCYWHSLMGVDRAGRPTTELLTWADTRSAQETRGMRTHFDERAYHARTGCFFHASYWPAKLRWLRATRRAAVGRTARWMSLGEYLYQEFHGDVRVSHSIASGTGLLDVNRCQWDENALRLAGITKDHLSPLSDWDQPACSLRTSLTKRWPELRDVPWYLPLGDGGLANIGAGCVSPRWACATIGTSSALRVLLDRRRVSVPWGVFVYRVDRHRYVLGGALSEGGNVVRWFTETLGLKPKKKFERAAGALAPDSHGLTVLPFWAGERSPNWRGDARAVIAGLSLGTQPTQMLRAAMEAITYQLVAVAAAMRRVVPRPESVIATGGQLIHSPAWSQMLADTLNLLVTTSPEPEASSRGAALLVLHALGKLPKLWSTRPGRGRSFRPRASVHARYESARRRQQRLYDLLFPPLDHAPTPPSPRRGGKLGPIAAAGSGSRTKDLRSPAAKH
- a CDS encoding recombinase family protein gives rise to the protein MKAKQIERDIETTRTKGVIIPAFAYARVSSKEQEREGYSIPVQLKRVREYAERHGFTIVAEYVDVETAKEPGRREFSRMVEAARHDATIGAIICEKVDRLCRNLRDYLTIDELPAKTLFWQQDFPDNAAGKLSFGMMVLLAKHYIDNLSDEVKKGMAEKVQEGGFPHQAPLGYRNVREGDRQVIVPDPVKGPMVRRAYELYATRAYSLKTLRKKLRDEGLATTKQAKLISLSQLQWLLKNPFYYGDFRWKGRTWAGSHPPLVLRELWDAVQAAFSAHEKPVYQKHDFAYKGLLTCGSCGHHLTAELKKKRYVYYHCAGEEACRKTYIREEQLDEQVRALLASIAIPEDVKAWLLRGIAKSREEQRAYHQTVVEEIRTEIKEQELLMDRLYDDRLHRLISEDFFRQRFDVLEEKRCELTRDLARHQHAEGAYMEVGSKLIELIAQAPQIFERADPEQRRELVGLLTSNRVLKGRTLEFELRKPFDALVTAANSENGWGARIRT
- a CDS encoding replication-relaxation family protein, which codes for MTIDDQDADGLMPARHPGEGDLANDHWDPGPYLSAVREDLATAFAPAPSLPPAVQGTNPIAKPLRIRETLAPTPGRTPIHGRPSILRDLRKHASSLLTQETTSRLLRSLTQRDLSILQALHDYRYLSTLQIQQLFFHGIRSAQMRLQFLSHHGLIYRWHMIDPPGLTRRPSLLLLTPRGGRLLAEFRGHSPWSYIRRAEDARDHCWHVTHDLEANGFFVDLALASRLHVDQGLWLWIGEESCRISRRVWAKQHRRPIATPDGEGFYVARGRVVAFDLEWDRGTESVSRLRSKLRTYVGFYNDTKGADREHVLFVLHRSSREELLHHVARELVAAGPDCCRFWTTTVERIDHVGPLGPLWAAVGESDSGKDDDEELDEPKPVDLKCLRRRRLTDLAARETSQRTMADCIGRGSWWERRPGGGEVA
- a CDS encoding HEAT repeat domain-containing protein, with translation MRQRREIDQFGRRIVLSLQVVDEFADLLTNHRRSVQERVAAFDGLGPDLHPAVWKVIRDETDDLTVRAAAVRAVGRSPGAINQLTRRFHPPALRKVAIAELERLAQLGLPPYFEERLRADLQELERDPGGSPLINLGNTFGRDRRVIEAARQATKDSRPDVRSAAFTVLGQLGEFDEVLDSVSDSSSHVRAHAAHLIGLLSLARHEDIAALEGLAVDPDQEVRTEARVALRRLEALPMPVSKPRQAHSGDPEWVELLSKLAARVIGDREMAVELPDEALETGWLGARGASPAELADVEARLGVTLPPSYRAFLQTSNGWGRLSHAVERLLAAGEIVKFVEAEPEWVAAYERTEESSGLSTALQISTAYDGGVCLLIPSQAAEWETWFFANWLAGAWRHESFLAFMRSEMERP